The DNA sequence caatttttgaccactgctttgacccttttatgggacttgcatttcagtgggcatttttttttattagatttttgttgtccttggccagtgtcattcctacataaaaaaaaaaaaaaaaactggtatcTCTTCCAGAAATGGTGTAGgtaagacaaggcacacaactttcataTTTACACTTATTCTTAACATTTAGATCTTTTATGAGGCATCACCCTTGGAGTTTGTACGGGCGCGTCACTTCATACCAACACAGCTTTTATCCTTTTGCTTCTGTTACACATAATTATTGTACTATGTTCCAGTGACTGTCGTCATCCCTTTAAGGACTCTTTTACGCTATTAATTCATATCTTATGGGGCCTACCTTAGACGTGCACACATCTCACACTtgatctttttatcttcttcaccATCTTATCATCCTCCATTCTTTCAACATATCCATGCTATCTAAGGACAGAATCCTCTGCACGTCCCTCCAAGGGTCTGGCAACTCTCGTTCTGCTAACTTCCTCATTTCTGACTCCTCCATCCGACTTATCCCACACACTCCTTAGACATCTCATCTCGTTTACATTCAATCTCTTCTTGTCTGCTACTCCCATAGTCCAAGTCTCAGCACTGTAGAGTGCAATATGCAGTCCTGTCTTTTCACATAGTATTCTTTTTACGTGCACTCCACCTCCTCACCGTTCAGCTTAACATTCATCGTACCACCTTCTTCCGTGGAGCACGtgattactttcttctttcatattttaacCTGAagtttccctctctcccgtGTAAACTTTTCTAATAACGTAGTTAACTTTTTTGTATAAGTTGTGTTGTCTGCGAAGAACAATAATTGATTCACGGTCCAATTTTTACCCTCTGTTGTTACCAGATCGAATCCTCTACCAACATTTCAGCATTAACTACCCTTTCCACACTTTGCATATACGTAGATGCCATCGTGACGTTACATATCCCTGGCACAACCCAGCAGTGACCGGCAACCACATTGAATAGATTGGTACCTTTGTCATTAGAACACTTATTGCTATCCTTTAATACTGCGGAAATGGAACTACAGATGCCAACCGCACCGTGGCAGTAAGAAGACAATTTTGATAATCCAACTTACGCTCTATGATACTGACCTCACCTATCTCCGAACACTGCACTGAATATCCATCGAAACTTGGTGCTTTTCTAATTTTTGATCTCATATACTGTATCCTGcaactctttcttcattataatttcttgattttattgccCTAAGACCTTGTTTCCACCTAGTAACTCTCCCAAGTACACAAATTTCACGGCCTCTCCTCCGCATTCAGCAGTTTCTTTTAATGCCATATCCCTGTTCTCACGTAATCTTGCCGAACCAACATCCTGCCATCTTCTGCTTTCACCTGCTCCTCACTGACAAATAGTCCCTTCCTAATGTTCCTCACCTCTTTCCagaacattttcatattttcttgcgGATTCTCTTATAGCCTCATCCCCATCAATTATCAGGCTCCTCTTTAGCATCACGCAAAGGTCTCATATGACACTCTATCCTTCTTTTGTTACCATGTCTGAAAAGCTTTCGATCTTTTCGTCTACAAGTAGAAGTACAAGTCACCAGTACCTCATAACATTACTATTCACTTCTTTCTCACTCCATCTCCCACtcgactcactgactcactcctCTATGGCTTAAAAATTACTCAACTGTCAATCGACATTACCTACATCCTGCTCCTTTATTTCAGTCTAATCTCTACTTATGTGAAAATCGATAGGTTTTTCTCTTGTCACCAGTTACGTCGCGTTTAGAGCATTGCTCTCTCTTCCGAGGCGGTCGTGGGGATGGCACAGGTGCTGTGGTGTGCCTGCGTGGGGTTGACGCTCGCCTGGCACCCTGCTGCTATCAACGACCCTGCCCGCTCTCCGACACTTGCCAAACATGCATGTCGTACATGGTACTGTGGTATTGTTTCATTGCAGAAAGGACAGcacttaatatttttatttaattctttataGAAAAGCATGTTGAGAACAATCTCTTTATTGTCATGCAATATTTAACATtgcgaataataaaataactaatGAAAAGGGAATTATATTTTTGTAGTTATTTATCTCGCGTGGTGTGCGTGTTGATATTGAATTGTGACTCCTGCAtgcttttattcattattaataTAATATTTTCTGTAATCGTAGTGGGAGAAGGTGCTTTTCCCTCAATTAATCCTATATATTTTACCTGTGCAAGTAGGTCTAAacgctaataaaaaaatatatagaaaaattctTTCATTGTACAGAGAAATGTACTCGAAATTTTTAATTCATGATTTGTAGAATACCATGTAGAGATCAATCAATCTCTTTAGTCTCTTGTAATATTTAACATTgcggataaaaaaagaaaaagaaaagtaacaaatccAAATTGAACTATGTTTGTGTAGTCAGATATTTATCTCGGGTGGTGTGCGTGTTGACATTAAACTGTGCCTCCTGCATTATTTTATTCGTTAttgatttaatattttttcgtaACCTTAATGGGAAAAGCTGTTTATCACTTAATTTAAtaccttttcagtgttttagtacaaacaacgatttttttttcttatggtaAGAGAAACGCgggccaagggcaagaaaatttctataaaaaacgcccactgagatgccagtctccagacaagagataaaaggattcacaaatataaaaaaaagtgtcttttttgttttgactCTTTTGGTTACAGATTAGCCAGAAAATACTGAATATAGCAATAAAAGTAAACTCATCCACAATGTCACATGATTTATTACAACAGTTTTAAAAAATTGTGTATGGAAGTCTTCAACTCCAGCCCATGATTTCGAGTTTTGTAAATAAATGACTGTTTTTTGTCGAGTGCCATTAATTTTTAATTTGATTGTCAGTGCATTGACGAGGAGACGAGCAGCCATTGGGTTTTCCTAATTTCCAGAATCACAATGCAACCTGTACGAGTACCTACAAGCCTGGCTACACATAGTACTTACTATTGATGagtcagaagaaaaaaaaaacttgaggtCGTTAGCACAGAAAACGCCACAGAGTGTAAAGGTTCCCTGTAGCGTGTTCTCTAGGGAAACACATGGGAGAGTTAACATGTTGTTTCTCTCCAGTAGTGATTTTTCTGTTGTTTCCCTCGCTCTCCTTCAACTCTTTGCCCATGCGTGGCTGTATAAAAGACTGCGAATTGTCTTTCACTGCACTCTGACACCAACATGTCTCTCCTTCAACAAATCATCATTGCTTCCCTGGCAGCCTTCGTGGGTACGTAAACAATAACTGTACTCATATTTGCATAAAACTCACAAAGCTGCATAGCAAAATCTAGTATAGTCTTTGTAATAACACATCAGGGATTCTCGAGCCACTTAGTCCCTGCTAATTATTATGGCACTCTTGGTAAGATGTGTACCTCAGTTGTTGTGTCAAGGGTTCGATATACAGCAGCACCAACTCATGCCTTATAACAAAGTTTTCATCATTCATCTCTCTGGAACCTCTTTCGTATCACTTTCGTAAATGCTTAACTTTCTTGACGGAACTCTAAGAGGCATGACATAAACCCACTAAGTTAAAAAGCGATAACAATGTCTTTCATTTCACGAGCAATGTATATTTCTCAGACCTCACTATGCTTAAAGTGAAGCTAATTCATCTTGACGGTCTCTTAAATGACGGATATGAAAACGTTAATGATCATATATGCATACAGGCAACATTACCTTAAATTGAAAAATTCCAAATGTatatttaaccctttctctgCTAGATAATTTTCCCTTGATGATTTGTATGCCTATAgacttttactttttacttgtacttaaatttattttattattattatttttttcttagcgttaaaaaaacaaatttttctattttttcctttctctctctctttctgtccttgCAAACATTTTTTCACACCCTTGTGGATGGTAATGGGTGACCAGAGCAGTGAGAAGGTTAAAGGTGAAAGCTCTTTAACCGATAAGAAAGTCGTAAAAACTTCCAACTATTAGTCACTTGGATGATGAGTGTATTCACACTTCCcttctgcttccctccttcatatCCAATTAAAACCAGCTGTACAGAATCAACTCTCAACTCCACTGTCCACCAATACGCAATCACTTCTACTTGCTTCCCTCCGCAGCTGCTCAGTGCCCACCGAATTTCTTCGAATCCGAGGGCCTCTGCTTCAACGTCATTGACAAGCCCGGGGAGGACCTGACGTGGGAGGAGTGCAGGGGTCTGTGTGAGAAGGAGGCAGAGGGGGAGTGGAAGGCCGACCTGGCTGTCTTTGACAATGCtgaagaactggaagaattcTCCATCACCTGGCTCGAGATCTGTgagtattatgaatatttcagCGATCCTCGATGTGTTTTTTCTTGAGCATCACAAATGCAAGATTAGTAAAGTAGTACAGGTAACTAAGTTGAACTTTTATTTCTCATTGTCAATGCTTGAATAATTAGGATCTTATTTCCTTGTCGTTAGCGGTAAATTATTGAATGATTGCTTGAGTTTACTCAGGTGAAGTATTATTATAATGCTTAATCTGTTTCTATGTCTGTGTTTTGATGagctattttattatttccgTGTACGCATCTTTCTTGCTGTCTTTTGTCATTCATTTCCATCTCTATGTTTCTTTCGGGACTGTgactttgttaattttcttgcGCGTCTATCAACGCGTGCCGCCAAATACTGTCCCCCtaccacaaaaacaaacttATCCCTTCCGTTCTTCCTCTCAGCCAATACGCTGCCTGAACATCCCTACATGTGGATGGGGGTGTACAAGATGGACGAGAAATGGGTCACCCTGGACGGCACTCATATCACCGAGCAGAACCTGATGTGGCACATGGGTTACCCTCACGAGACGGGCGCCCACGCCTTCCTGGAGGATGTCACCAAGACCACCGGAGTGAACTCCTATGGACGTCTGTACATGAGCTCAACCGTAGTCGGCGAGCACGAGCACAACAGCCGCTGTCTCTGTGAGGCTACCAAATGAAATCGACCCAAAGACTAAACCGACAAAGCTCCTCCCTCTGATTGGCCTGTTTCActtccttgttctcttattcttccctgTCATTCACCTCACAAGCATTGCATTCAGCCTATGGAATTTATCATTgtatgaaacaataaataaatgtaaattctttttgttttgatttatttgtaCTTTCGGGTAatagtaagaacaacaacagcaacaacagaaacatcaacaacaacaacaacatcaacaataacaacaacggcaacaagaacataaaacataaaaaaaaaaaaaaacagtaagaaaggAATACTATTTAAGAAACTATAATACACACCTAGAGCAATATGGCGTATTTGAACATAGCTCATTCGTAATAATTGGTAAGAGTTTGAAGGAAGAATGATATTGAGGCTTAAACATGACGGTTCGAAGGTGAGCATTAACTCAGCATGAACGCCAGTTTGCTCGTTAATCCACGTAGATTGAAATTGGTATAGGATCATCACAAGTAATGACATCACGCTTCCAGTCCCAGAGACTGCTATCCCTCATTTAAGGAATCAATCAGAAATAGTCACTTAAACCATTTAGATATTACCTTCGTAacagagagactgagagagtgaAAACGCTGAATGAGTGTGTTGTGTTATATTCAAGCTACCACTTATCTCCATAATGAACGtaattacatttctttttcttacattcACCTTCGGCTTCTTCCTACACACGTATCCAAACACGTCTAATGGCGTGGTTAACTTGTCTGTATCTGCCATCAATGAGGTGTCATCTGGTAACAATGATCCACTCATACTACATTATTTACCCTGTGCTGTTAACAATACCGCCAGTTCCCTACACAACACATCTCTGGCATAACTCCATATAGATATGCCTAtatgtgtgatatatatatatatatatatatatatatatatatatatatatatatatatatatatatatatatatatatatatatatatatatatatatatatatatatatatagatagatagatagatagatagatagataggtaaatagaaagatagatagatagatatgttatATATGTGATATGATTTTACTTAATATATCAAGTctgaaaatacttttttcttttccaagttAGTTTTCCTAAATTAGTACTAAATTACTAAATTGTTTACACAGCCCGTCAATCCCCTGAGGCCTCCTTTTACCAGACATATTACTCCATCTATGCCTTATCTGATTCTTTTAATCACTGCCATACACCTTACCTAGCACACTCAATTGACTGTTACCTCTGTAATTAAACACTCATGGTTGTCCCCTTTTCCTTCATGCAATGGAACAGGAATGACACATGCACTTGCCCACTCCAACGGTAACGTGCTATTCCTAAAACACATATCCAGTAATGTAACTAAACTGTCTCTGATACTGACCCCATCTTAATTCAATCACCACTGCACATGTATCCAAACCTGATGCTTTTCCAATTACCATCTCCTCTACTGCTGGCTGCACATCCTCTTTCGCTATTGTTGACACACTTAATTTGCTTTGTACATCAAATCAATGTAGTATCCACCAAATGCCTTaatctctgtatctctctcctctacatTCAGCAGTTTCTCAAAATAGTCTCCACAGTTTTTTTCGATCCAGGTATGGGTCATTCGTATTCGGTATTCATAATCGAATACATTCGAATACAGTACTTGGGTGTATTCGTATTCGTATTCGAATACTTCTCTTTTGATATCAATGTATTCGCGTTTGTATTCCAATACTTGGGAAAAGTATTCGTATTCTTCGAATAAAATGCCGAATTCTCTTAAATCCACCATCAGACATAATACTGTAGTCATTGTTCCTTTCAAGTTACAAATTCTCGTTCCTGTTTGTCCGACATGGATGATACAGGTTGACTAGCGTGGCCGCTGTGACTGTTGGTGTCTGGCGGCCCTTAGTTGCCTCTTGCCAGTGGTAGAAGGTGTGTTACTCCAGGTTCATTGttggatttattttttatttcctccccccactctctggAATCCCTGGATATTACATGTATTATAGTGCTGCGGAGTGCGGTGTATCCTGAAGGTTACAGAGAATGTAAACTGTGCACTGTTTTGTTCAGTGTAATGATCACAGTTACAGTTTAGCCACCGTTGTGATGAatctggtatatatatatatatatatatatatatatatatatatatatatatatatatatatatatatatatatatatatatatatatatatatatatatatatatatatatatatatatatatatatatatatatatatatatatatatatatatatatatatactgatgcCAGTATCCTGTACATGTTtatcacacacagacatattCGTTTTCCAAAATCCTCAAGTACATATCTAAGCTGTACtcaacgaaacaaaacaaaatacttataTCAGATTATAATAGCCAAGTCTTT is a window from the Scylla paramamosain isolate STU-SP2022 chromosome 11, ASM3559412v1, whole genome shotgun sequence genome containing:
- the LOC135104694 gene encoding uncharacterized protein LOC135104694; translation: MSLLQQIIIASLAAFVAAQCPPNFFESEGLCFNVIDKPGEDLTWEECRGLCEKEAEGEWKADLAVFDNAEELEEFSITWLEISNTLPEHPYMWMGVYKMDEKWVTLDGTHITEQNLMWHMGYPHETGAHAFLEDVTKTTGVNSYGRLYMSSTVVGEHEHNSRCLCEATK